In the genome of Terribacillus sp. FSL K6-0262, one region contains:
- a CDS encoding DUF2584 family protein — protein sequence MGTPLNFDTVLRTEGKEKRIDSKENIFQLELQGYHLFPLHQAIDIKRAKDTDEIGRAIIVELTLKEERTICTYQLVSLSSVN from the coding sequence TTGGGAACACCACTCAATTTTGACACTGTCCTGCGCACAGAAGGCAAAGAAAAACGAATTGATAGCAAAGAAAATATTTTTCAGCTGGAGCTTCAGGGGTATCACTTATTTCCCCTGCATCAGGCCATCGATATCAAGCGAGCGAAAGATACGGATGAAATAGGAAGAGCGATCATTGTCGAATTGACGTTGAAAGAGGAAAGGACTATTTGTACGTATCAGCTTGTTTCGTTATCAAGCGTCAATTAA
- the vrrA gene encoding VrrA/YqfQ family protein has product MARNLFGPNAFGRRSQPPVRRNPFLPDQGGFQQAPPSNGGLPDILQRILNRGNRGQAPGRQALPTATSSPSGGISLLDMLNHTQNALKAAESFMPMVQEYGPMVKNLPSMLKMMKALKDIDFDEEEAAPEAEEKDKSKQENQRRSSAQKEAGKPAKQETRRSKSGESLPKLYI; this is encoded by the coding sequence ATGGCAAGAAATCTATTCGGTCCCAATGCCTTTGGGCGACGCAGCCAGCCGCCTGTCAGGAGGAATCCGTTCCTTCCCGACCAAGGAGGTTTCCAGCAGGCTCCGCCTTCAAACGGCGGACTGCCTGACATCCTGCAAAGGATCCTGAACCGTGGGAATAGAGGGCAGGCTCCGGGCAGGCAAGCCCTTCCGACAGCAACCAGCAGCCCTTCCGGCGGAATATCGTTACTTGACATGCTGAATCATACGCAAAATGCACTGAAGGCGGCGGAGTCCTTCATGCCGATGGTACAGGAATATGGACCGATGGTGAAGAACCTGCCTTCCATGCTGAAAATGATGAAAGCCTTGAAGGACATCGATTTTGATGAAGAGGAAGCGGCACCCGAGGCGGAAGAAAAAGATAAAAGCAAGCAAGAAAACCAAAGACGATCTTCTGCCCAAAAGGAAGCGGGGAAACCTGCTAAGCAGGAGACGAGGCGAAGCAAGTCCGGAGAGTCCCTTCCCAAATTGTATATTTAA